GGAATTCCCTCaggagattcagattcattcatttagtTCAAATAATCACTCAGGTTCATGACTCTAAATCAAATCCACCCAATACTGGATAACTTTCGTAATAATAAACGCGAAAATATGAACTTCTACAAGACAAGACAAGACAAGACGAAATGGAGGTCATGTTGTACGCCCGTCATCACGTGAGGCCGGGGTAGTAGCGAATCCCAGTAATTCTgaactttacaaaaaaagaaaaagaatgttATTAacatgaatgaaattaaatcaccAGTTATCATACATATCATACACTGTTTATAATAATATGCGTGCTCGTTTTCTGTCGTAAATCGTTCCGTTTTCAAAGTTTCCAAAATACCAatagaaatttaataaacgtCTTGCGCGTGTGAAACTGCAAACTTCCTGCTGATCAATGAGTACAACTCGGCGTGGGAGGAAACGTACGTTCCTTCCTAACGATTATTACACCAAACCGATGACGGACTAATGGTCTTCCGTAGGTGATAAAATTCATCAATCGTACTGCTGGTTCGCGGTAGTGCAAGCGATTCCATGCTGCGTTGTTTACACCTAGCTGGaggtaaataaacaatttaagtTAAGCTTTTTCAATCGCTACAACCCAACCTGAAACACTGGTACGATTCGGTGTCACGAGCAAGTCCACCCAGCCACCTTTCTTCGGCGTAAACGAACATGATTGATAGGGAATGTGATGACGGGTGGAATAAAGTTagcacaaccaaaaaaaaaaacactgacggttttattttcgttcaaCGATCCTAATTGCACGGTACGGTAGGTGTGCTCGTTGGCGATGGGAGTAGTGGCCATTACGTCACAAAAACCTCGATCTAAATTCGTACCCTGGCGGCTACGGACTATGTGTTAGCAAGTAACTAAATCATTGCACCAGAAGACACCCCGAATGCTGGGAACGATCTGTCTCGGGGTGGtacaataatataaataaatcagaCAAATTTTGAGGACAGTCTTTATGCACCACCCGAATTGCCCTGCGCTCACGTACTAGCGAACAAAAACCTGTTGCGAACAAAAGGACGAATCGTTTATCTTGTTAGCAAAAGCCTTTTTTCATCGTTTAAAGATTTCCGTCTCCAGGCCCTGCGATGATGCATCAGACCGAGACGGGCCACTTCCTGCCGTGGGgtgattaaaaaattaaacacaatcTAATggggttttgggttttctttctttgctttttttgcacttACAGCGAGCGCCCTGAAATGCTGGCGCTGCTCGTCGGACGCTTCGACGGCCGCCTTCTGCGATGACCCATTCACCCAGGACATCATTACGGAGCAGCAGAGACGCTGGAGCTACGTCGACTGCAGCTATCCGCCACAGGTCAACTACCAGTTCTCCCAGCAGAATCAACAAACCCGACCGGTCTgcaagaaaatgaagcaaatcaGTAAGTAGAACGGTCAACGGACAACCGAAGACACCACATATCTGAAATGGGGTCAGGAGTACTATAAGAAGACAGAATTGTACCGGGGCGAGGTATTCTTCAACCTCAATTAGCTAATGTCTGGGAAGGGAAACACGAACACTATCACTTCACTCCCAACCCTGTGTCCTGGAGCAATGTCCAAGGATCCAACCAGGAAGGGACGACCAAACCCGGGGAAGCATCGCGTGCCGTTACCGGGCCGACGGGAGGTGTGCCGAAAAGATTTAcaagttaatttaattagcttCGTTCGGGGTACGTGCCAGATAGAGCCGTTCGGTGTGGGGTTTATCGCTTTCACTAAGGTTTTTGGGGTGGTAAAATGGCGATTAAACACGAAGCGGCAGTGAAGCGC
This Anopheles marshallii chromosome 3, idAnoMarsDA_429_01, whole genome shotgun sequence DNA region includes the following protein-coding sequences:
- the LOC128711021 gene encoding uncharacterized protein LOC128711021 → MMHQTETGHFLPWASALKCWRCSSDASTAAFCDDPFTQDIITEQQRRWSYVDCSYPPQVNYQFSQQNQQTRPVCKKMKQIINDRVVVSRSCAYEDVNTAPNSCLNAQTPSYIKTEYCETCLTDGCNGASQYGPAVLTILISALVAKLLAW